The Streptomyces sp. NBC_01255 genome window below encodes:
- a CDS encoding arsenate reductase family protein, with the protein MEIWINPACSKCRSALTLLDAEGADYTVRRYLEDVPSPDEIRQVLDRLGLEPWDITRTSEAVAKELGVKEWPRDAANRDRWIEALAGHPKLIQRPIITAEDGTAVVARSEEAVRDALSR; encoded by the coding sequence ATGGAGATCTGGATCAATCCCGCCTGTTCCAAGTGCCGCAGCGCCCTCACCCTCCTCGACGCGGAGGGCGCCGACTACACCGTGCGGCGCTACCTGGAGGACGTGCCCTCGCCCGACGAGATCCGGCAGGTGCTCGACCGGCTCGGGCTCGAACCGTGGGACATCACGCGGACGTCGGAGGCCGTCGCCAAGGAGCTCGGTGTGAAGGAGTGGCCCCGGGACGCGGCGAACCGGGACCGGTGGATCGAGGCCCTCGCCGGGCACCCCAAACTGATCCAGCGGCCGATCATCACGGCGGAGGACGGCACGGCCGTCGTGGCCCGGTCGGAGGAGGCCGTGCGGGACGCCCTGTCCCGTTGA
- a CDS encoding winged helix-turn-helix domain-containing protein, translating into MAHIQSAPVTAVRPGRHRLRAVDPDEVAGLPPLSPLSPLSPLFQLSQVAELLPPGATLLPAPQHALPTLPGRPPMVGYLVLVPADQQPQAPVAAPVPAPPVAAEEQGPVAIDGVRRIAVVDGEELDLTYLEFELLAHLVAHPHRVHTRDQLVTTVWGYGHVGDGRTVDVHVARLRRKLGAEHRHTIQTVRRVGYKYTP; encoded by the coding sequence ATGGCCCACATCCAGAGTGCTCCCGTCACCGCCGTCCGTCCCGGCCGGCACCGGCTCCGGGCCGTCGACCCCGACGAGGTCGCCGGACTCCCCCCGCTCTCGCCTCTCTCGCCTCTCTCTCCGCTCTTCCAGCTCTCCCAGGTGGCGGAGCTCCTGCCGCCCGGCGCCACGCTGCTGCCCGCGCCGCAGCACGCGCTGCCGACGCTGCCGGGCCGCCCGCCGATGGTCGGGTACCTCGTGCTCGTACCGGCCGATCAGCAGCCGCAGGCCCCCGTGGCCGCCCCCGTCCCCGCGCCGCCCGTGGCGGCGGAGGAGCAGGGGCCGGTGGCCATCGACGGGGTCCGGCGGATCGCCGTCGTGGACGGGGAGGAGCTCGACCTGACATATCTGGAGTTCGAGCTCCTCGCCCATCTGGTGGCGCACCCCCACCGGGTGCACACCCGCGACCAGTTGGTCACGACGGTGTGGGGGTACGGGCACGTCGGCGACGGTCGTACGGTCGACGTGCACGTGGCCCGGCTGCGCCGGAAGCTGGGCGCCGAGCACCGCCACACGATCCAGACCGTGCGGCGGGTCGGCTACAAGTACACGCCCTGA
- a CDS encoding ARPP-2 domain-containing protein: MTRIDLTGLDVRPAQVWGGVRIVPLVRAEPVAGLRLRREVYEGSGLGAVDLGDRTTYTSYVPHGFVADWTGAGAGAGAQPGAESAAYGTRLGGEGAPPCVPVRRIHRLAKRRQGERRLRFLPLHLALEGYLALHFGGPSVVWDDWSRKALGHGLSPRAEAAYAGWAVPGLAEALRIFELHPGQCGMLLYVADALAAAFVVPHPEDYRVLHPTLVEDLYGELVHQYAYYGRPVPEFTARIRDGAGGIRTLADLRAAARGQERAWAEAHDGLMARDLLETSYAFERVHRMGDFDLHRFLPPFLRDGREQHIGELITDHKGRAAYLKTFRLSEKQIRKGHLLRTLADRDWHLGRTAEALGTSYAEVVRRIEAAGLGGLLDSHVVARRLREKEES, translated from the coding sequence ATGACGCGGATCGATCTGACCGGGCTCGACGTCCGGCCGGCGCAGGTGTGGGGCGGGGTGCGGATCGTGCCGCTGGTGCGGGCCGAGCCGGTGGCCGGGCTGCGGCTGCGCCGGGAGGTGTACGAGGGCTCGGGCCTCGGTGCCGTGGACCTCGGAGACCGGACGACCTACACCTCGTACGTGCCGCACGGCTTCGTCGCCGACTGGACGGGCGCTGGGGCGGGAGCAGGGGCACAGCCGGGGGCGGAGTCCGCCGCGTACGGGACCCGGCTCGGCGGCGAGGGCGCGCCCCCGTGCGTGCCCGTGCGTCGCATCCACCGGCTGGCCAAGCGGCGGCAGGGCGAGCGGCGGCTGCGCTTCCTGCCGCTCCACCTCGCCCTCGAGGGGTATCTCGCGCTGCACTTCGGCGGGCCGTCCGTGGTCTGGGACGACTGGTCCAGGAAGGCCCTCGGGCACGGCCTCTCGCCGCGCGCCGAGGCGGCGTACGCGGGCTGGGCGGTGCCCGGGCTCGCGGAGGCCCTGCGGATCTTCGAGCTCCATCCTGGCCAGTGCGGGATGCTCCTGTACGTGGCCGACGCGCTGGCCGCGGCCTTCGTGGTCCCGCACCCGGAGGACTACCGCGTGCTGCACCCGACGCTCGTCGAGGACCTGTACGGGGAGCTGGTCCACCAGTACGCGTACTACGGCAGGCCGGTGCCGGAGTTCACGGCGCGGATCCGGGACGGCGCCGGCGGCATCCGTACCCTCGCGGACCTGCGGGCGGCGGCGCGCGGGCAGGAGCGGGCCTGGGCCGAGGCGCACGACGGGCTCATGGCGCGGGACCTCCTGGAGACCTCGTACGCCTTCGAGCGGGTGCACCGGATGGGCGACTTCGACCTGCACCGGTTCCTGCCGCCGTTCCTGCGGGACGGGCGGGAGCAGCACATCGGCGAACTGATCACCGACCACAAGGGGCGGGCGGCCTATCTGAAGACCTTCCGGCTCTCCGAGAAGCAGATCCGGAAGGGGCATCTGCTGCGGACGCTCGCGGACCGCGACTGGCACCTGGGGCGGACGGCGGAGGCCCTCGGCACCTCGTACGCGGAGGTGGTGCGCCGGATCGAGGCGGCGGGGCTCGGGGGGCTGCTCGATTCGCACGTCGTCGCACGGCGTCTGCGGGAAAAAGAGGAAAGCTGA
- a CDS encoding PepSY-associated TM helix domain-containing protein — MTIDDPARPETTEAPPSETSEATTPRRTSTWSALRPLVLRLHFYAGVLVAPFLLVAAASGLLYALSFQAEKVIYAHELEVPVGDTTLPLSQQVNIARKVNPNGTVTAVWPGAEPDATTRVLMADPDVPEGTSLAVFVDPYTGDVGGQLPSFGSSGALPLRTWIDGLHADLHLGELGRNYSELAASWLWVIALGGLALWLGRRRKNRRALFVPEGGPKSRRRTLSWHGSVGLWAVTGLVLLSATGLTWSRYAGENIGVVQDGLGGATPTLTATLDGGAGAGSEHEGHGAGHEPGGTTAQGPDIGVDKAVEAARAAGIDSPRISVVLPAEGKGYVVKETDTQFPLELDSAAVNPADGTVLDRLSFADYPLLAKLTRIGIDAHTGVFLGLFNQLALAALALSLILLILWGYRMWWQRRPGRPVARGAWRKVPVTMLLPLAAATALVGWFVPLLGLSLLLFLAVDLTLALVAKVRARSPRKA, encoded by the coding sequence ATGACCATCGACGATCCCGCACGCCCGGAAACCACCGAGGCGCCACCGTCGGAGACATCCGAAGCCACCACTCCGCGCCGGACGAGCACCTGGAGCGCCCTGCGCCCCCTCGTCCTGCGTCTCCACTTCTACGCGGGCGTCCTCGTCGCCCCGTTCCTCCTCGTGGCCGCCGCCAGCGGCCTGCTCTACGCGCTCTCCTTCCAGGCCGAGAAGGTGATCTACGCGCACGAGCTGGAGGTCCCGGTCGGCGACACCACCCTGCCGCTCTCGCAGCAGGTGAACATCGCCCGCAAGGTCAACCCGAACGGCACCGTCACCGCCGTCTGGCCCGGCGCCGAACCGGACGCCACCACCCGGGTCCTGATGGCCGACCCGGACGTCCCCGAAGGCACGTCGCTCGCCGTCTTCGTCGACCCGTACACCGGGGACGTCGGCGGGCAGCTGCCCAGCTTCGGCAGCTCCGGCGCCCTGCCGCTGCGCACCTGGATCGACGGTCTCCACGCCGATCTGCACCTCGGCGAGCTCGGCCGCAACTACAGCGAACTGGCCGCCAGCTGGCTGTGGGTGATCGCCCTCGGCGGTCTGGCGCTGTGGCTGGGCCGCCGCAGGAAGAACCGCCGCGCGCTGTTCGTCCCCGAGGGCGGCCCGAAGTCCCGCCGCCGCACGCTCTCCTGGCACGGCTCCGTCGGCCTGTGGGCCGTGACCGGACTCGTCCTGCTCTCCGCGACCGGCCTGACCTGGTCGCGGTACGCGGGCGAGAACATCGGCGTCGTGCAGGACGGCCTCGGCGGCGCGACCCCCACCCTCACCGCGACCCTCGACGGCGGCGCCGGCGCCGGCTCGGAACACGAGGGCCACGGCGCAGGCCACGAGCCGGGCGGCACCACCGCCCAGGGCCCGGACATCGGCGTCGACAAGGCCGTCGAGGCGGCCCGCGCGGCCGGCATCGACAGCCCGAGGATCTCGGTCGTCCTGCCCGCCGAGGGCAAGGGGTACGTGGTCAAGGAGACCGACACGCAGTTCCCGCTGGAGCTGGACTCGGCGGCGGTGAACCCGGCGGACGGCACGGTCCTCGACCGGCTCTCCTTCGCCGACTACCCGCTCCTCGCCAAGCTGACCCGGATAGGCATCGACGCGCACACCGGCGTGTTCCTCGGCCTGTTCAACCAGCTGGCGCTCGCGGCCCTCGCGCTCTCCCTGATCCTGCTGATCCTCTGGGGCTACCGCATGTGGTGGCAGCGCCGCCCGGGCCGCCCGGTGGCGCGCGGGGCCTGGCGCAAGGTCCCGGTGACGATGCTGCTGCCGCTCGCGGCGGCCACGGCCCTCGTCGGCTGGTTCGTCCCGCTGCTCGGTCTCAGCCTGCTGCTGTTCCTGGCGGTGGACCTCACCCTCGCCCTGGTGGCGAAGGTGAGGGCGAGGTCCCCGCGGAAAGCCTGA
- the glnII gene encoding glutamine synthetase, protein MTFKAEYIWIDGTEPTAKLRSKTKIIVDGGAALDELPIWGFDGSSTNQAKGHASDRVLKPVFVCPDPIRGGDDILVLCEVLNTDMTPHESNTRAALAEVAAKYAAQEPIFGIEQEYTFFEGDRPLGFPVGGFPAAQGGYYCGVGSDEIFGRDVVEAHLENCLTAGLGISGINAEVMPGQWEFQVGPLAPLTVSDQLWVARWLLYRTAEDFKISATLDPKPVKGDWNGAGAHTNFSTKAMREGYDAIITAAESLGEGSKPLDHVKNYGAGIDDRLTGLHETAPWDKYSYGVSDRGASVRIPWQVEQDQKGYIEDRRPNANVDPYVVTRLLVDTCCEALEKVGQV, encoded by the coding sequence GTGACCTTCAAGGCTGAGTACATCTGGATCGACGGCACCGAGCCGACCGCGAAGCTTCGCTCGAAGACGAAGATCATCGTGGACGGCGGCGCCGCGCTCGACGAGCTGCCGATCTGGGGCTTCGACGGTTCCAGCACGAACCAGGCCAAGGGCCACGCCTCGGACCGTGTCCTCAAGCCGGTCTTCGTCTGCCCGGACCCGATCCGCGGCGGCGACGACATCCTGGTGCTGTGCGAGGTCCTCAACACGGACATGACGCCGCACGAGTCCAACACGCGTGCCGCGCTCGCCGAGGTCGCCGCGAAGTACGCCGCGCAGGAGCCGATCTTCGGCATCGAGCAGGAGTACACCTTCTTCGAGGGCGACCGCCCGCTCGGCTTCCCCGTCGGCGGCTTCCCCGCCGCGCAGGGCGGCTACTACTGCGGCGTCGGCTCGGACGAGATCTTCGGCCGTGACGTCGTCGAGGCGCACCTGGAGAACTGCCTCACCGCGGGTCTGGGCATCTCCGGCATCAACGCCGAGGTCATGCCGGGCCAGTGGGAGTTCCAGGTCGGCCCGCTGGCTCCCCTCACGGTCTCGGACCAGCTGTGGGTGGCCCGCTGGCTGCTGTACCGCACCGCCGAGGACTTCAAGATCTCCGCGACCCTGGACCCGAAGCCGGTGAAGGGCGACTGGAACGGCGCGGGCGCGCACACCAACTTCTCCACCAAGGCGATGCGCGAGGGTTACGACGCGATCATCACCGCCGCCGAGTCCCTCGGCGAGGGCTCGAAGCCGCTCGACCACGTCAAGAACTACGGCGCCGGCATCGACGACCGCCTGACGGGTCTGCACGAGACCGCCCCGTGGGACAAGTACTCCTACGGCGTCTCGGACCGCGGCGCCTCGGTCCGCATCCCGTGGCAGGTCGAGCAGGACCAGAAGGGCTACATCGAGGACCGTCGCCCGAACGCGAACGTGGACCCGTACGTGGTGACCCGCCTGCTGGTGGACACCTGCTGCGAGGCCCTGGAGAAGGTCGGCCAGGTCTGA
- a CDS encoding DUF4191 domain-containing protein, which produces MARKANTGSADAANPGRLKQIALTYKMTRKADPKVGLVVAGVGIVVLGVLLAIGFLIGHPVYLGILGFVLALLAAAIVFGRRAERAAFGQMEGQPGAAAAVLQNVGRGWTTTPAVAMNRSQDVVHRAVGKAGIVLVAEGNPNRVKTLLAAEKKRMSRVVVDVPVHDLIVGDGEGQVPLKKLRTTMLKLPRVLTGPQVTAANDRLRAMGDLMSNMPLPKGPMPKGMRMPRGGKTR; this is translated from the coding sequence ATGGCGAGGAAGGCAAACACTGGCAGCGCTGACGCTGCGAACCCCGGGCGGCTCAAGCAGATCGCCCTCACGTACAAGATGACCCGGAAGGCCGACCCTAAGGTCGGACTTGTCGTCGCAGGCGTGGGCATCGTCGTACTCGGTGTCCTCCTCGCGATCGGCTTCCTCATCGGTCATCCGGTCTATCTGGGCATCCTGGGCTTCGTCCTGGCGCTCCTGGCGGCGGCCATCGTGTTCGGGCGGCGCGCCGAGCGCGCGGCCTTCGGGCAGATGGAGGGCCAGCCCGGTGCGGCGGCGGCGGTGCTGCAGAACGTCGGGCGCGGCTGGACGACGACCCCCGCGGTCGCGATGAACCGCAGCCAGGACGTCGTGCACCGCGCGGTCGGCAAGGCGGGCATCGTGCTGGTGGCGGAGGGCAACCCGAACCGGGTGAAGACTCTGCTGGCGGCCGAGAAGAAGCGGATGAGCCGCGTCGTGGTGGACGTGCCCGTGCACGACCTCATCGTCGGCGACGGCGAGGGCCAGGTGCCGCTCAAGAAGCTCCGTACGACCATGCTCAAGCTGCCCCGCGTGCTCACCGGCCCGCAGGTCACCGCGGCCAACGACCGGCTGCGTGCGATGGGCGACCTGATGAGCAACATGCCGCTGCCGAAGGGTCCGATGCCGAAGGGCATGCGGATGCCTCGCGGCGGGAAGACGCGCTGA
- the pdxR gene encoding MocR-like pyridoxine biosynthesis transcription factor PdxR: MVDGGPGGLGVDLHLELGASGSRRAVLTEALREAVRGGRLAPGTLLPPYRSLAADLGIARNTVADAYAELVAEGWLTSRQGSGTRVAERVLAPAPGPARPAAPAALPYDLVQGKPDPGAFPRAAWLAAARRALTAAPHEVFGVGDPRGRIELRRALAAYLARVRGVRTTPDRIVVCSGTAHALRLLARVPLATHAREKPARQTAAHKAPPRPWAVEAYGLPYHQGLLGEAGIHTLPLAVDEDGARIAEIPPEAGTVLLTPAHQFPTGGPLHPERRAGVLEWARRSGGLVVEDDYDGEFRYDRRPVGAVQSLDPDRTVLLGSVSKSLSPALRIGWMCLPEALVDGVVEAKGLREPHTSATEQLTLAEFVDSGAYDRHVRRMRQHHRVRRDRLAAVLAERVPRVRVTGLAAGLHALVELPPGTERAAVAAAARHGVAVEGLADYRHPEALGAALPDGLVVGYATPPDRLYPAALDALCQALSAAL; this comes from the coding sequence ATGGTGGACGGAGGGCCCGGCGGGCTCGGGGTCGATCTGCATCTGGAGCTCGGCGCGAGCGGCAGCCGGCGGGCCGTGCTCACCGAGGCCCTGCGCGAGGCCGTCCGCGGCGGACGCCTCGCACCCGGGACACTGCTGCCGCCCTACCGGTCGCTCGCCGCCGACCTCGGGATCGCCCGGAACACCGTCGCCGACGCGTACGCCGAGCTGGTCGCCGAGGGCTGGCTGACCTCCCGCCAGGGCTCCGGGACCCGGGTGGCCGAGCGGGTCCTCGCTCCGGCCCCCGGACCGGCACGGCCCGCCGCGCCGGCAGCACTCCCGTACGACCTCGTCCAGGGCAAGCCCGACCCCGGCGCCTTCCCGCGCGCGGCCTGGCTGGCGGCCGCCCGGCGGGCGCTGACCGCCGCGCCCCACGAGGTCTTCGGCGTCGGGGACCCGCGCGGCCGGATCGAACTGCGCCGGGCCCTCGCCGCGTACCTCGCACGGGTCCGGGGCGTACGGACCACCCCGGACCGGATCGTGGTCTGCTCCGGCACCGCGCACGCCCTGCGGCTCCTCGCGCGCGTTCCCCTGGCGACGCACGCCCGCGAGAAACCCGCCCGCCAGACGGCCGCCCACAAGGCGCCTCCCCGGCCCTGGGCCGTCGAGGCCTACGGACTCCCCTACCACCAGGGGCTGCTGGGCGAGGCGGGGATCCACACCCTGCCACTGGCCGTCGACGAGGACGGGGCGCGGATCGCGGAGATCCCCCCGGAGGCGGGCACCGTCCTGCTCACCCCCGCCCATCAGTTCCCCACCGGCGGGCCGCTCCACCCGGAACGCCGGGCCGGCGTCCTGGAGTGGGCGCGGCGCTCCGGCGGGCTCGTCGTGGAAGACGACTACGACGGCGAGTTCCGCTACGACCGGCGGCCGGTGGGCGCCGTCCAGAGCCTCGACCCCGACCGGACCGTCCTCCTCGGCTCCGTCAGCAAGAGCCTCTCCCCCGCGCTGCGGATCGGCTGGATGTGCCTGCCGGAGGCCCTCGTGGACGGGGTCGTCGAGGCGAAGGGCCTGCGCGAACCGCACACGTCGGCGACGGAGCAGCTCACGCTCGCGGAGTTCGTCGACTCCGGCGCGTACGACCGGCACGTCCGGCGGATGCGCCAGCACCACCGCGTGCGGCGCGACCGACTGGCTGCGGTGCTCGCGGAGCGCGTGCCGCGGGTGCGGGTGACCGGTCTCGCCGCCGGGCTGCACGCCCTCGTGGAACTGCCCCCGGGGACGGAGCGGGCGGCCGTCGCCGCCGCGGCCCGGCACGGGGTCGCCGTGGAGGGCCTCGCGGACTACCGGCACCCGGAGGCACTGGGCGCGGCCCTCCCCGACGGCCTCGTCGTCGGCTACGCCACACCCCCGGACCGGCTGTACCCGGCCGCGCTTGACGCGCTCTGTCAGGCCTTGTCCGCCGCGCTCTGA
- a CDS encoding Gfo/Idh/MocA family protein has protein sequence MAKHQGAKPRIGLLGTGPWAARTHAPALAGHPGVEFSGVWGRRPEAAEALAAASGTRAYDDVDALFAASDAVAFALPPDVQAPLAVRAAEAGCHVLLDKPVATTVAAAREVAEATEKAGVASVVFCTLRFAETTARWIEEQTAAGGWFLGEAHWLGSLYGPGSTSDYAASPWRREKGGLWDVGPHVLSVYLPVLGDVTAITAAPGPADTHHLVLRHGSGASSTATLTLSAPPEAVEVTLSLHGTRGRAELPRWGGAVDAFAAAVDALLTAARTGQAHPCDARFGLRLTEILTEAERLAAQSAADKA, from the coding sequence ATGGCGAAGCACCAGGGCGCGAAGCCCCGTATCGGACTTCTCGGCACCGGCCCCTGGGCCGCCCGTACGCACGCGCCCGCGCTCGCCGGGCATCCGGGCGTCGAGTTCAGCGGGGTGTGGGGCAGACGCCCGGAGGCGGCGGAGGCGCTCGCCGCCGCGTCCGGCACGCGCGCGTACGACGACGTGGACGCGCTCTTCGCGGCCAGCGACGCCGTGGCCTTCGCGCTGCCGCCGGACGTCCAGGCGCCGTTGGCGGTGCGGGCGGCGGAGGCCGGCTGCCACGTCCTGCTCGACAAGCCGGTCGCCACGACGGTGGCGGCGGCCCGCGAGGTCGCCGAGGCGACGGAGAAGGCCGGAGTCGCCTCCGTCGTGTTCTGCACGCTCCGCTTCGCGGAGACGACGGCCCGCTGGATCGAGGAGCAGACGGCGGCGGGCGGCTGGTTCCTGGGCGAGGCGCACTGGCTGGGCTCGCTCTACGGCCCCGGTTCCACCAGCGACTACGCCGCCTCGCCCTGGCGGCGGGAGAAGGGCGGGCTGTGGGACGTCGGCCCGCACGTCCTCTCCGTCTACCTGCCGGTCCTCGGCGACGTCACCGCGATCACGGCCGCGCCGGGCCCGGCGGACACCCACCACCTGGTCCTGCGCCACGGCTCCGGCGCGAGCAGCACGGCCACCCTCACGCTGAGCGCCCCACCGGAGGCCGTGGAGGTGACGCTCTCCCTGCACGGCACCCGGGGCCGGGCCGAACTGCCCCGCTGGGGAGGAGCGGTGGACGCCTTCGCCGCGGCCGTGGACGCCCTGCTCACGGCGGCCCGCACCGGCCAGGCGCACCCGTGCGACGCCCGGTTCGGCCTGCGCCTGACCGAGATCCTGACGGAGGCGGAGCGGCTCGCCGCTCAGAGCGCGGCGGACAAGGCCTGA
- a CDS encoding RDD family protein: MDNRQALGSWLSGPRAAAEQAGVDFGYRGQQLGLPEEGPGSIARPGRRLGALAFDWALCLLIAYGLITDSYSQATSNWALGLLLVLSVLTVGTIGSTPGKRLFGLRVVSANGGRLSLPRVAIRSVLVCLAIPALIWDRDGRGLHDRLSGAVQVRI; this comes from the coding sequence GTGGACAACAGGCAAGCACTCGGATCGTGGCTCTCCGGCCCCCGTGCCGCGGCGGAGCAAGCAGGCGTGGACTTCGGCTACCGGGGTCAGCAGCTGGGACTGCCCGAGGAGGGACCCGGCTCGATCGCCCGCCCGGGCCGCCGGCTCGGCGCCCTCGCCTTCGACTGGGCCCTGTGCCTGCTGATCGCATACGGCCTGATCACCGACAGCTATAGCCAGGCGACCAGCAACTGGGCGCTCGGCCTCCTGCTCGTCCTGAGCGTCCTCACGGTCGGCACCATCGGCTCGACGCCCGGCAAGCGCCTCTTCGGTCTGCGGGTCGTCTCGGCGAACGGCGGCCGGCTCAGCCTCCCGCGCGTGGCCATCCGCTCCGTGCTCGTCTGCCTCGCCATCCCGGCCCTCATCTGGGACCGCGACGGCCGCGGCCTCCACGACCGCCTCTCCGGCGCCGTCCAGGTCCGTATCTGA
- a CDS encoding NAD-dependent epimerase/dehydratase family protein encodes MKLLILGGTEFVGRAVVEAALDRGWEVTVFHRGRHAPPAGVTSLLGDRTTGPDGLAALATGSWDAVVDTWSAAPSAVRDAARLLADRVGRYAYVSSRSVYTWPPAAGLGEDGPLVEGSPDAGDVPYAEAKMGGELAATAAFGADRTLHVRAGLIIGPYENVGRLPWWLSRIARGGTVLAPGPSTLPLQYVDARDLAEWTLDAVAAGLSGPYNLVSPPGHTTMGELLDACVRATGADVELRWAEPEAVVAAGLEPWSELPVWLPPGEMYDAMHTADVSKAVAAGLRCRPVAETVADTWAWLESLGGVAPRRPDRPEVGLSNEREAEFLAKHAPDIEGGS; translated from the coding sequence ATGAAATTGCTGATTCTCGGTGGTACGGAATTCGTGGGTCGCGCGGTCGTCGAGGCCGCGCTCGACCGGGGCTGGGAGGTGACGGTCTTCCACCGGGGCCGCCACGCACCCCCGGCCGGAGTCACCTCCCTGCTCGGCGACCGGACCACCGGCCCGGACGGGCTCGCCGCCCTCGCCACCGGTTCCTGGGACGCCGTCGTGGACACCTGGTCGGCCGCGCCGTCGGCGGTCCGGGACGCGGCGCGGCTGCTCGCGGACCGGGTCGGGCGGTACGCGTACGTGTCGAGCCGCTCCGTCTACACCTGGCCGCCGGCCGCCGGACTCGGGGAGGACGGCCCGCTGGTGGAGGGTTCGCCGGACGCCGGGGACGTGCCGTACGCGGAGGCCAAGATGGGCGGCGAGCTCGCCGCCACGGCCGCCTTCGGGGCGGACCGGACGCTGCACGTCCGCGCGGGCCTGATCATCGGCCCGTACGAGAACGTCGGCCGGCTCCCGTGGTGGCTGAGCCGGATCGCGCGCGGCGGTACGGTCCTGGCCCCCGGGCCGAGCACACTCCCCCTCCAGTACGTCGACGCCCGCGACCTCGCCGAGTGGACGCTCGACGCCGTGGCGGCCGGGCTCTCGGGGCCGTACAACCTCGTCTCGCCGCCCGGGCACACGACCATGGGCGAGCTGCTCGACGCGTGCGTACGGGCGACCGGCGCGGACGTCGAGCTGCGGTGGGCGGAGCCGGAGGCGGTCGTCGCGGCCGGCCTTGAGCCCTGGTCGGAGCTGCCCGTGTGGCTGCCGCCGGGCGAGATGTACGACGCGATGCACACCGCCGACGTCTCCAAAGCTGTCGCGGCGGGGCTGCGCTGCCGGCCGGTCGCGGAGACGGTCGCGGACACCTGGGCGTGGCTGGAATCGCTCGGCGGGGTCGCGCCGAGGCGCCCGGACCGGCCGGAGGTCGGGCTGTCCAACGAGCGGGAGGCGGAGTTCCTGGCGAAGCACGCGCCGGACATCGAGGGCGGCAGCTGA
- the glnA gene encoding type I glutamate--ammonia ligase: protein MSEKHGFQNADEVKKFIKDNDVKMVDVRFCDLPGVMQHFTIPATAFDPAEELAFDGSSIRGFQAIHESDMSLRADLSTARVDPFRRDKTLNINFFIHDPITGEQYSRDPRNIAKKAEAYLASTGIADTAYFGPEAEFYVFDSVRFETSANQGFYHIDSEAGAWNTGSEENNRGYKVRYKGGYFPAPPVDHFADLRSEISLELENVGLQVERQHHEVGTAGQAEINYKFNTLLAAADDLMLFKYIVKNVAWRNGKTATFMPKPIFGDNGSGMHVHQSLWANGDPLFYDETGYAGLSDTARYYIGGILKHAPSLLAFTNPTVNSYHRLVPGFEAPVNMVYSQRNRSAAMRIPITGSNPKAKRVEFRAPDPSSNPYLAFSALLLAGLDGVKNKIEPAEPIDKDLYELAPEEHANVQQVPTNLEAVLHALEDDNEYLQAGGVFTSDLIETWIDYKRTHEIAPIQLRPHPHEFELYFDL, encoded by the coding sequence ATGTCCGAGAAGCACGGGTTCCAGAACGCCGACGAGGTCAAGAAGTTCATCAAGGACAACGACGTCAAGATGGTCGACGTCCGGTTCTGCGACCTTCCGGGCGTGATGCAGCACTTCACGATCCCGGCGACGGCCTTCGACCCGGCGGAGGAGCTCGCCTTCGACGGCTCGTCGATCCGCGGCTTCCAGGCGATCCACGAGTCCGACATGTCGCTCCGCGCCGACCTGTCGACGGCCCGTGTGGACCCCTTCCGCCGCGACAAGACGCTGAACATCAACTTCTTCATCCACGACCCGATCACGGGCGAGCAGTACAGCCGTGACCCGCGGAACATCGCGAAGAAGGCCGAGGCGTACCTCGCCTCCACCGGCATCGCCGACACCGCCTACTTCGGCCCCGAGGCGGAGTTCTACGTCTTCGACTCGGTGCGCTTCGAGACCTCGGCGAACCAGGGCTTCTACCACATCGACTCCGAGGCCGGCGCCTGGAACACCGGTTCGGAGGAGAACAACCGCGGCTACAAGGTCCGCTACAAGGGCGGCTACTTCCCGGCCCCGCCGGTCGACCACTTCGCCGACCTGCGGTCGGAGATCTCCCTGGAGCTGGAGAACGTCGGCCTCCAGGTCGAGCGCCAGCACCACGAGGTCGGCACCGCCGGCCAGGCCGAGATCAACTACAAGTTCAACACGCTGCTCGCCGCGGCCGACGACCTGATGCTCTTCAAGTACATCGTGAAGAACGTCGCCTGGCGCAACGGCAAGACCGCGACCTTCATGCCGAAGCCGATCTTCGGCGACAACGGCTCGGGCATGCACGTCCACCAGTCGCTGTGGGCGAACGGCGACCCGCTGTTCTACGACGAGACCGGCTACGCGGGCCTCTCGGACACCGCCCGCTACTACATCGGCGGCATCCTCAAGCACGCGCCGTCGCTGCTCGCCTTCACCAACCCGACGGTGAACTCGTACCACCGCCTGGTCCCGGGCTTCGAGGCCCCGGTCAACATGGTGTACTCGCAGCGCAACCGCTCCGCCGCCATGCGCATCCCGATCACGGGCTCGAACCCGAAGGCCAAGCGCGTCGAGTTCCGCGCGCCGGACCCGTCCTCGAACCCGTACCTCGCCTTCTCGGCGCTGCTCCTCGCGGGCCTCGACGGCGTGAAGAACAAGATCGAGCCGGCGGAGCCGATCGACAAGGACCTGTACGAGCTGGCTCCCGAGGAGCACGCGAACGTCCAGCAGGTCCCGACCAACCTGGAGGCCGTCCTCCACGCCCTCGAGGACGACAACGAGTACCTGCAGGCCGGTGGCGTCTTCACGTCCGACCTGATCGAGACGTGGATCGACTACAAGCGCACCCACGAGATCGCCCCGATCCAGCTGCGCCCGCACCCGCACGAGTTCGAGCTCTACTTCGACCTCTAA